Genomic window (Pristiophorus japonicus isolate sPriJap1 chromosome 9, sPriJap1.hap1, whole genome shotgun sequence):
gaatccctcccttttgcaccactcctcaagccacgtagtcatctgagctatcctgcgattcctactctgactagcatgtggcactggtagcaatcctgagattactatttttgaggtcctagtttttaatttagctcctagctccctaaattcgtctcgtagaaccccatcccgttttttacctatatcgttgatacctatatgcaccacaacaactggctattcaccctctctttctgagaagtgcaaaaactatagagcagtaagagtaggggatttcaactatcccaatactaaatgggatagaattagggtgtagaattcctaaaatgcattcataaAAAAGGAgtgcttttttagccagtacggagCAATCTCCACAAGTGAGGGAGCGGTTCtggacttttttttttaagggaatgAAGCtcggcaggtggaaagggtatcagtgagagagcattttggtgctagggatcataattcagtaagatttaggttaGTTATGGAAAAGTACAAAGATAGACCGGCAATaaatgttctcaattggggaaaagccaattttactaagctaagatttagccaaggtggactggaaacagctacttgcaggtaaatcagtgtcagagcagtgggaggcattcaaggagatcgtGAAGGTTCAGGGCAAGtatgtgcccttgaagaaaaagggtgggactagcaaatctagagccccctggatgtcaaggggcatacagggtaggataatttttttaaaagggaggcttatgacaaataccgagggctcaatactgcagaaaccctagaggagtatagaaagtgcaggcatgaaattaaaaaggaagttaggaaagcaaagagagagcatgtaaaatcaaggaaaacccaaagccgTTTAATAAATACatgaagagcaaaaggataactaaagaaagaataatGCCTATTAtacagaccataaaggtaatgtgtgcgtggaggcggaagacatgtgtatggtacttaatgagtactttgcgtctgttttcacaaaagagaggggcgatgcacacATTGCAATCggagaggaggtgtgtgaaatattggatgaaataaacatagtgagagaggaagtatcaaaGTGTTGAGcatctttgaaagtgaataaatccccaggcccagatgaaatatatcccgggctgttaagagaagcaagagaggaaatagcaggggctctgatcatcattttccaatcctctctggctataggtgtggtgccgaatgactggaggactgctaacattgtacctttgtttaaaaagggagaaaggaatagaccgagtaattacaggtcagtcagcctaaccttgggtaaatcttcatttagaaagacagtacgcatggatttgttaagggaaggtcgtatctgactaacttgattgaattatttgaggaagtaacaaggatgGTCAATGAGggaagtgcatatgatgtagtgtattttgataaaggtcccacacggcagactggtcacgaaaataataacccatgggatccagggcaaagtggtaagttggatccaaaattggctcagaggcaggaagcagagggtaatggtggatgttgattttgtgactggaaggctgtttccagtggggtttagcAGGACACAATACTAGGTCCCtttttatcaatgatttagacttcaatgtaggggctatgattaaggagtttgcagatgatgcaaaaattggtgtggttgataatgaggaagaaagctgtagactgcaggaagatatcaatggactgatcaggtgggcagaacagaattcaatccggagaagtgtgaggtaatgaatttggggatGTCTAACAAGGAAtgggatacacaataaatggtaggatactaagaagtgtggaggaacagagggaccttggagtgcatgtccacagatccctgaaggtagcaggactagtagattaaggtggttaagaaggcatacggaatacttgcttttattagctgaggcatagaatgcaagagcagggaggttatgattgaactgtataaaacattagttaggccacagctagagtactgcgtgcagttctggtcaccacgttacacgaaatatgtgtttgcactagagagggtacagaggagatttacgaggatattgcctggtctggagaattttagctatgaggaaagattggtgagGCTGGTGTTGTTATCATTGGAACAAagcaggctgagggaagacctaattgaggtgtgtaaaattatgaggaacCTGGATAgactagataggaaggacctatttcccttagcagaggggtcaagaaccaggtggcatagatttaaagtaattggtagaaggtttagagaggatttgaaggGAATTATTTTTAcccaggatggtgggggtctggaactcactgcctgaaagggtagtagaggcagaaaccctccccatatttaaaaagtacttggctatgcacttgaagtgccataatctacaaggctacggactaaaagctggaaagtgggattagctcttttttggctggcattgacacgatgagccaaatggactccttctgtgctgtaaatttctatgattctcaaaCTTACATAGATGGACTGGAAAGTGCTGTCTCTGCATTTATATGGAGAGGCCAGAATGACAGGCGGGCATGTGCCAATGATCGAACATTTACGGAAACGTGGTGCAATATTAAAAAGGTATTGAAACAGGCTTTATGAATATTAGAAGTGTTATTGAACCATGGCACAAAGTATTCTTATGAATTAGGTTTATCTTTATAAACTAGTACTCAAAAAATTGCTTTATGTTGCTGGTATTAACATTGTATTAAAATTATTCCAGGTATCCTGCAGATATCCCTACTCCTGGACTGCTGAACACACAGACAGGAGTTTAAACTGAATGTTTCACTGTCTTTCAGATATAAACTGGAGCCAACGCCTCTTGTGCAATGGAGGAAATCGCTCACCGAGAATAACAAACAGAAATAACAAAACCACCATCACATGTTCTGCGTTTAGTGAAGAACATTAACCCGAACATTCAGCCAGCTTTTCTAACCATGAAGCTGCGATTCCAGTAAAGGATGTTTGACACCACCAGACCTGACACTGCGGATTAACTGAATGTCAGCTCCAGCTGTACAAGACATTAAACAGCACCTCATCTACAGAAGATCATCGATAAAATAGTCACATGTTTAGAAACAGACGCCGTCACCTCTGAAAATCTGATTGGTAAAACCATATAAATCTGAAACTGTTAatgtaatgatttggatgaagggaccgagtgaaatgtagccaagtttgctgatgatacaaagatgggtgggaaagcaagttgtgaggaggacaaagaatctgcaaacatttggcagatggagtataatatgggaaagtgtgaggttatccacttggcaggaaaaataaaaaagcaacttaatacttaaatggagattacaaagggccccgacaacatctcggctgttgtattgaagacttgtgctccagaacgagccgcgaatctagccaagctattccagtaccgctacaacactggcatctatccaacaatgtggaaaactgcccaggtatgtcctgtctacaaaaagcaggacaaatccaatctggccaattaccgccccatcagcctactctcaatcatcagcaaagtgatggaaggtgtcgctatcaagcggcatttactcaccaatgccgataaccagtttgggttctgcaagggccacttggctccagacctcattacagccttggtccaaacattgacaaaagagctgaattccagaggtgaggtgagagtgactgccctcaacatcaaggcagaatttgaccgagtgtggcatcaaggagccctagtaaaactgaaggcaatggaaatcagggggaaaactctccactggctggaatcatacccagcacaaaggaagatggttgtggtgattggaggtcaatcatcacagccccaggacattgcgacaggagttcctcagggcagtgtcctaggcccaaccatcttcagttgcttcatcaatgaccttccttccatcaaaaggtcagacgtggggatgttcgctaatgactgcacagtggtcagttccattcacaactcctcagatgatGGCAtagagcaagacctggacaacattcaggcttgggctgataagtggcaagtaacattcatgacacaaaagtgccaggcaatgactatctccaacaagcaagagtctaaccaccgtcccattatattcagtggcattaccatagcCGAATCCCCTACCAGCAACATCCtcagggttaccattgaccagaaacttaactggacgaaccacataaatactgtggcaacaagagcaggtcagagtctgggtattctgcgtgaatgtctcacttcctgactccccagagcctttccaccatctacaagacacaagtcaagagtgtgatggaatactctccacttgcctgaatgagtgcaactgcgacaacactcaagaagctcaacaccatccaggacaaagcagcccgtttgattggcaccccatccaccaccttaaatattcactccctccatcatcgacgtaccgtggctgcagtgtttaccgtgTACAAGCtacactgcagcaacacgccaaggcttgttccgcagcatctcccaaacctgcaacctctaccacctagaaggacaagggaagcaggcatatgggaacaccaccacctccacgttcccctctaagtcacacaccatcctgatttggaagcatattgcCGTTCctacattgttgctgggtcaaaatcctggaactccctccctaacagtactgtgggagtaccatcaccacatggactgcagcagttcaagaaggtggctccccgccatcttctcaagggcaaatatggatgggcaataaatgctggtcttaccagcgacgcccacatcccttgaatgaatttaaaaaatgaaTCAGAAgcatctgacctctcaagtgggcataaaagattccatgacgttattttgaagaaaagagatctctccggtgtcctggctaatatttagccttcaaccaacatcactgtgaaaagcattttataaatacaagtcttcctttaacaaaggagaaaaggttcaaaaatggaacagtgggtaacaggacatcaattagtctcctcttggagaaatcaaggaatcgactcactgcATGTAGgaagcaaagctgatttatttgacagtgGTTTgacagaggatgcagaaaagatttagaagaatgattccagggatgagggacttcagttacatggatagactggtgaagctggagttgttcttcttagaacagagaaggttgagaagagatttgatagaggtgttctaaaatcatgaggggtcagagtagagagaaaatattcccattggtggaaggattgagaaccagaggacacagattcaaggtgattggcaaaagaaccaaaggcgacatgagaaaaaacttttttaagcagcgagtggttaggatctggaatgcacggcctgaaaggctggtggaggcagattcaatcgtggctttcaaaaagggaattggataagtacctgaaataaaacatttccagggccacagggaaagggcggagagtgggactagctgaagtactcttgcagagagccggcacgggctcgacggtccgaaaggcctccttctgtgctgtaaccattctatgattctatgatatccagaaaattaaactccagcccagttatagggattaattacaccagcggcaacaaaccccacagtccgagtgaacatggttcagtcctggatgtgattaacggcaacaataacagcagagtccaacccctgcagtcacttgtgagctcgctggtgtctcagcaggttggatgaatcagtgaatcccttcccacactcagagcaggtgaacggcctctccccagtgtgaactcgctggtgtcttagcaggtcggatgatcgagtgaatcccttcccacactcagtgcaggtgaacggtctctccccagtatgagcttgctggtgtgtcagcaggtgggatgattgagtgaaatgcttcccacattcagagcagatgaatggcctctccccagtgtgagttcgCTGGTGTTCCAGCAGGTGAGATGatcgagtgaaacccttcccacattcagagcagatgaacggcctctccccagtgtgaactcgctggtgtgtcagcaggttggataagtAAGTGAAGCCGTtaccacactcggagcagatgaatggcctctccccactgtgagtgcattggtgtgtccgcaggtcggatgatcgagtgaataccttcccacacacaggacagGTAAACGGcttcgccccagtgtgaactcgctggtgcctcagcaggtcagatgaacgagtgaatcccttctcacacacgaagcaggtgaatggcctctccccagtgtgaattcgctcgtgtgccagcaggctggatgaatatgtgaattccttcccacacacaggacaggtgaatggcctctccctgttgtgaattcgctggtgtgccagcagtctggatgaataagtgaatcccttcccacacacagcgcAGGTGAACGgcgtctccccagtgtgaacttgctggtgttcagtgaggtgggatgaacgagtgaatcccttcccacacacggggcaggtgaatggcctctctccgttgtgacagcgtcgatgagtttccagcgcagagggacaattgaatcccttcccacagtccccacattcccacgatttctccatggtgcgggtgtccttgtgtctctccagattgGACGATCAGTTGGAGTCTCGTCCATACACAgatcacgtgtacggtttctccccgctgtgaatggtgcgatgttttttcaggctgtgtaactggttcaagctctttccacagtcagtgcactggaacactctcactcgggtgtgtgtctcgatgctttaccagtcacactgatgtttgaaatcttttcccacagacagaacagacaagcacttctccttccacattcaaaggctgatgatattcaggtgaatcgagtgactgtcagatcttgatatgattggttcgagtttcccgtctgtaaatcctcctcttctaatatcctgtaaaaggagtttacaaaagtcagcactggaagggcaggatagaaattgaggacagacaatcctagtttctaaggaacattctttcctctcttgttctcccAAAGCTGTAACTTCCCATACCACACATtctccctccaccctgtgctgaaatccaaactcatcgcaccacatccatcatttctttcttccatctgcagttttctcactcccgcttctctggttgggttcagttctacatccctCGTGTGCATATTGAGAATAAATGAGGAAATTATTttattttctctcctggtcactgggatcCTAAAGCTCCGCCTGCCCTcagctcctgtaccaagatggccacgtCGGCGCCGTGATCCTGTCCAAGAATTCGGCTAGTTACCCCGAGTAGTCGGGTCTATCACCGCGGGTCAAACACAGGGCCTGAGGCCTACACCAGGTGTTTCTGAATCTGCCCAGCCCACCGAGGGGTCCAATTCCTCCACTGAGCCCAGAAGCTCCTACCGACTCGTGGAACGTCTCTTccgcctcagaccacctccaccactggcactgcgcctgctcagagcacagTCCGGTCCCGTGTCTGGGCTCCTGGTGTCAATTGATAGAGCACTTTACCCCTGCGCGAGGGATTCTGGCTACAGAAGTAAACGTCGCAACATTTGgtc
Coding sequences:
- the LOC139273577 gene encoding zinc finger protein 551-like, translated to MEKSWECGDCGKGFNCPSALETHRRCHNGERPFTCPVCGKGFTRSSHLTEHQQVHTGETPFTCAVCGKGFTYSSRLLAHQRIHNRERPFTCPVCGKEFTYSSSLLAHERIHTGERPFTCFVCEKGFTRSSDLLRHQRVHTGAKPFTCPVCGKVFTRSSDLRTHQCTHSGERPFICSECGNGFTYLSNLLTHQRVHTGERPFICSECGKGFTRSSHLLEHQRTHTGERPFICSECGKHFTQSSHLLTHQQAHTGERPFTCTECGKGFTRSSDLLRHQRVHTGERPFTCSECGKGFTDSSNLLRHQRAHK